In a genomic window of Sardina pilchardus chromosome 20, fSarPil1.1, whole genome shotgun sequence:
- the kcnf1b gene encoding potassium voltage-gated channel subfamily F member 1 — protein sequence MWTLPKPRYANCNTSEASEGTEIAVNIGGVRVVLCGEMLNRYPESRLAELVNLSTRSFDVISGLCDDYDSSKKEFYFDRDPDAFKCIIEVYYFDEIHMKRGICPICFIKEMEFWKIDLSYLDECCKYSLNEKEEELAEIADKVKLILDDLEGDPALSRSQRYQKFLWKLMEKPESSYPARVIAIVSFLFILVSSVVMCIGTIPDLQVEDAEGNLVEHPTLDAIETVCIGWFTVEYVLRFVSSPNKVRFALAFMNVVDFLAIMPFYVVLVLTYLGTAMMELANVQQAVQALRIMRIARIFKLARHSSGLQTLTYALKRSFKELGLLLMYMGIGIFVFSALGYTMEQSHPETLFKSIPQSFWWAIITMTTVGYGDIYPKTTLGRCNAAISFLCGVIAIALPIHPIINNFVIFYNKQQVLETAAKHELELMELQSLEVAVRKSPRSDGAAEEWESSIPASRSDTLIPLLTETNRTQKETARKRCSTE from the coding sequence ATGTGGACTTTACCTAAACCGCGATATGCGAACTGCAACACGTCTGAAGCGAGCGAGGGCACCGAAATCGCCGTCAACATCGGCGGTGTAAGGGTGGTGTTATGTGGGGAAATGTTAAATCGTTATCCGGAGAGTCGTTTGGCGGAGTTGGTGAACCTCTCCACTCGAAGTTTTGATGTGATTTCGGGACTTTGCGATGACTACGACTCAAGTAAAAAGGAATTCTACTTTGACAGAGACCCTGATGCTTTCAAATGTATAATCGAGGTCTACTATTTTGACGAAATCCACATGAAAAGAGGCATTTGTCCCATCTGTTTTATAAAGGAGATGGAGTTTTGGAAAATTGACTTGAGTTACTTAGATGAATGCTGCAAGTACAGTTTAAacgagaaagaggaagagttaGCTGAAATCGCCGACAAAGTTAAACTTATCCTGGATGATCTTGAGGGGGACCCAGCACTGAGTCGCTCTCAGCGTTACCAAAAGTTCCTGTGGAAACTGATGGAAAAGCCCGAGTCCTCATATCCCGCGCGCGTAATCGCCATTgtatcttttttatttattcttgtGTCCTCTGTGGTAATGTGTATAGGGACTATCCCAGACCTTCAAGTGGAGGACGCCGAGGGAAATCTCGTTGAACATCCGACTCTGGATGCCATTGAGACGGTCTGCATTGGCTGGTTCACGGTGGAGTATGTGCTTCGCTTCGTTTCATCGCCAAATAAAGTGCGTTTCGCGCTCGCCTTTATGAATGTAGTTGACTTTTTAGCCATCATGCCCTTCTATGTAGTGTTGGTCCTGACATACCTGGGCACTGCAATGATGGAACTGGCCAACGTGCAACAGGCAGTTCAGGCGCTGCGCATAATGCGCATTGCGCGGATCTTCAAGCTTGCGCGCCATTCTTCCGGGCTGCAAACGCTCACCTATGCGCTGAAAAGAAGCTTCAAAGAACTGGGTCTGTTGCTCATGTACATGGGGATTGGAATCTTTGTGTTTTCCGCTCTGGGATACACCATGGAACAGAGTCACCCAGAAACCCTGTTCAAGAGCATTCCCCAGTCCTTCTGGTGGGCTATTATCACCATGACAACCGTTGGATATGGAGACATCTACCCGAAGACGACACTGGGCAGGTGTAACGCTGCCATCAGCTTCCTGTGCGGGGTAATCGCCATCGCGTTGCCAATTCACCCCATCATCAACAACTTCGTCATCTTCTACAATAAGCAGCAGGTGTTAGAGACCGCTGCCAAACACGAACTTGAGCTCATGGAGCTCCAGTCTCTTGAGGTTGCGGTGCGTAAATCACCGAGGTCGGATGGCGCGGCAGAGGAATGGGAGAGCAGCATACCCGCTTCACGCAGTGATACCCTCATCCCACTGTTGACAGAGACAAACAGGACTCAGAAAGAAACTGCGAGGAAACGTTGTTCAACAGAGTGA
- the rbm25a gene encoding RNA-binding protein 25 isoform X2 produces MSYPPHLNRIPQLPPGIPPPQFGGYPPTVPPGAPMIPVHMGIMTPAPTVLVPSTVSVTQKPTVVRKEAITAQAKGTEESNNTNTTATTGGPTTTVFVGNISEKASDMLVRQLLSKCGLVLSWKRVQGASGKLQAFGFCEYKEPESTLRALRLLHELQIGDKKLLVKVDAKTKAQLDEWKAKKRNANGAAKPEDGTKDEEDEEESLDEETKRRDQTVKGAIEGLIREYSSELNAPSQDSDSHPRKKRKEKKEEEDINAIEMEEDKRDLISREISKFRDTHKKLEEEKEKERLELERERRERDKERERERERRDREREKERERERLKEREKERERERERDRDRDREWERNKEREREREREREERSRDRSRDRSRSRERNREEKKRDREEDEEEAYERRKLERKLREKEAAYQERLKNWEIRERKKARDYSKDAEREDERRREMAKEAKRLKEFLEDYDDDRDDPKYYRGSALQKRTRDREKEQELDERDRKREKEEHEEIRQRLLAEGHPDPDAELQRMEREAEQRRQPPPKPEEPEEAPKEQRGHREQRERERERDRDRDRERDREREREREREREREHRSAGERAAPPRPDHRSADDEDVDDGPDEEEDIGEEEEEEEDSSEVKPCLKPTLRPITSAPSISSASGNGTPLTPGNESPCGIIIPHENSPEAQPAEEHRPKIGLSLKLGATGSPGQPHVVKRKKLATVDSVFNRFDEEEESEAPRKRKLVPLDYGEDDRGGNLGLDGLDVSTTKGGANSEEKRRHIKSLIEKIPTAKMELFSYPLDWSIVDSTLMERRIRPWINKKIIEYIGEEEATLVDFVCSKVMAHSTPQTILDDVAMVLDEEAEVFIVKMWRLLIYETEAKKIGLVK; encoded by the exons ATGTCGTACCCCCCTCACCTAAATCGGATTCCCCAGTTGCCTCCTGGTATCCCTCCTCCACAATTTGGAGGGTATCCTCCCACAGTACCCCCAG GAGCTCCAATGATTCCAGTTCACATGGGCATAATGACGCCAGCACCAACG GTACTGGTACCCTCCACGGTGTCTGTGACACAGAAGCCAACAGTGGTAAGAAAGGAGGCAATCACAGCACAAGCCAAGGGGACGGAAGAGAGTAACAACACCAACACTACTGCCACCACTGGTGGCCCAACCACCACAGTGTTTGTGGGAAACATTTCAGAAAAAGCTTCAGACATGCTCGTCCGACAGCTTCTATCG AAGTGTGGCCTGGTTCTCAGCTGGAAAAGAGTCCAGGGAGCCTCTGGAAAACTTCaag CGTTTGGGTTCTGTGAGTACAAGGAACCTGAGTCCACCCTCCGGGCCCTGCGGCTGCTCCACGAGCTGCAGATCGGGGACAAGAAGCTGCTGGTGAAGGTCGACGCCAAGACCAAGGCCCAGCTGGACGAGTGGAAGGCCAAGAAAAGAAATGCCAATGGG GCAGCAAAACCTGAGGATGGTACGAAGGACGAGGAAGACGAAGAGGAGAGTTTGGATGAAGAGACAAAGCGCCGGGACCAGACAGTGAAAGGGGCAATCGAAGGCCTAATTCGTGAGTACTCCAGTGAGCTCAATGCCCCCTCTCAGGACTCGGATTCACACCCCCGCAAGAAgcggaaagagaagaaagaggag GAGGATATCAATGCCATCGAGATGGAGGAGGATAAGAGAGACTTAATATCCAGAGAGATCAGCAAATTCAGAGACACTCACAAG aaactggaggaggagaaggagaaggagcgtCTGGAGCTGGAGCGCGAGCGCCGGGAGCGGGACAAGGAGCGGGAGCGCGAACGCGAGCGGAGGGACCGCGAGCGGGAGAAGGAGCGCGAGCGCGAGCGCCTCAAGGAGCGGGAGAAGGAGCGCGAGAGGGAGCGCGAGCGAGACCGAGACCGCGACCGGGAGTGGGAGCGGAACAAGGAGAGGGAGCGCGAGCGCGAGAGGGAGCGCGAGGAGAGGAGCCGCGACAGGAGCCGCGACCGCAGCAGGTCCAG GGAGCGGAAccgggaggagaagaagagagaccgggaggaagatgaggaggaggcgtACGAGCGGCGGAAACTTGAGAGGAAGCTCAGGGAGAAGGAGGCCGCCTACCAAGAG CGGCTTAAGAACTGGGAGATCcgggagaggaagaaagcgcGGGATTACAGCAAAGATGCTGAAAGAGAAGACGAGCGACGTCGAGAAATG GCTAAAGAGGCCAAACGGTTGAAGGAGTTTTTGGAGGATTACGACGATGATCGGGACGACCCAAAATACTACAG GGGGAGTGCTCTTCAGAAACGCACGAGGGACCGGGAGAAGGAGCAAGAGCTGGACGAGAGGGACCGTAAGCGAGAGAAGGAAGAGCACGAGGAGATCCGACAGAGGTTGCTGGCAGAGGGACATCCAGACCCCGATGCTGAGCTCCAGAGG ATGGAGCGTGAGGcggagcagcggcggcagcctcCCCCGAAGCCCGAGGAGCCCGAGGAGGCGCCCAAGGAGCAGCGCGGCCACAGGGAGCAGCGCGAGCGCGAGCGAGAACGGGACCGCGACAGGGACCGGGAAAGGGACCGAGAGCGCGAACGGGAACGCGAGCGGGAGCGCGAACGCGAGCACCGGTCCGCAGGCGAGCGAGCCGCCCCCCCGCGCCCTGACCACCGGTCCGCAGACGACGAGGACGTAGACGACGGGCCCGACGAGGAGGAAGACatcggcgaggaggaggaggaggaggaggactcttCCGAGGTCAAGCCCTGCCTGAAGCCCACGCTCCGGCCAATCACCTCGGCGCCGTCCATCTCCTCCGCCAGTGGCAACGGCACGCCCCTCACACCCGGCAACGAGTCGCCCTGCGGCATCATCATCCCCCATGAGAACTCGCCGGAAGCCCAGCCTGCCGAGGAGCACCGGCCAAAGATCGGCCTCAGCCTCAAGCTAG GAGCCACAGGCAGCCCTGGTCAGCCACACGTGGTCAAGCGCAAGAAGCTGGCGACTGTGGACAGCGTCTTCAACCGCttcgacgaggaggaggagtcggAGGCGCCCCGCAAGCGCAAGCTGGTGCCGCTGGACTACGGCGAGGACGACCGCGGCGGCAACCTGGGCCTGGACGGCCTGGACGTGAGCACGACCAAGGGCGGCGCCAACAGCGAGGAGAAGCGCCGGCACATCAAGAGCCTGATCGAGAAGATCCCCACGGCCAAGATGGAGCTCTTCTCCTACCCCCTGGACTGGTCCATAGTCGACTCG ACTCTAATGGAGCGGCGGATCAGGCCATGGATCAACAAGAAGATCATCGAGTACATTGGCGAGGAGGAGGCCACTCTGGTTGACTTTGTGTGCTCCAAG GTGATGGCACACAGCACCCCACAAACTATACTGGAtgatgttgccatg GTGCTGGATGAGGAAGCTGAGGTCTTCATAGTGAAAATGTGGAGGCTGCTGATTTATGAAACGGAGGCCAAGAAGATAGGCCTTGTGAAGTAA
- the rbm25a gene encoding RNA-binding protein 25 isoform X1 — MSYPPHLNRIPQLPPGIPPPQFGGYPPTVPPGAPMIPVHMGIMTPAPTVLVPSTVSVTQKPTVVRKEAITAQAKGTEESNNTNTTATTGGPTTTVFVGNISEKASDMLVRQLLSKCGLVLSWKRVQGASGKLQGKNKTAFGFCEYKEPESTLRALRLLHELQIGDKKLLVKVDAKTKAQLDEWKAKKRNANGAAKPEDGTKDEEDEEESLDEETKRRDQTVKGAIEGLIREYSSELNAPSQDSDSHPRKKRKEKKEEEDINAIEMEEDKRDLISREISKFRDTHKKLEEEKEKERLELERERRERDKERERERERRDREREKERERERLKEREKERERERERDRDRDREWERNKEREREREREREERSRDRSRDRSRSRERNREEKKRDREEDEEEAYERRKLERKLREKEAAYQERLKNWEIRERKKARDYSKDAEREDERRREMAKEAKRLKEFLEDYDDDRDDPKYYRGSALQKRTRDREKEQELDERDRKREKEEHEEIRQRLLAEGHPDPDAELQRMEREAEQRRQPPPKPEEPEEAPKEQRGHREQRERERERDRDRDRERDREREREREREREREHRSAGERAAPPRPDHRSADDEDVDDGPDEEEDIGEEEEEEEDSSEVKPCLKPTLRPITSAPSISSASGNGTPLTPGNESPCGIIIPHENSPEAQPAEEHRPKIGLSLKLGATGSPGQPHVVKRKKLATVDSVFNRFDEEEESEAPRKRKLVPLDYGEDDRGGNLGLDGLDVSTTKGGANSEEKRRHIKSLIEKIPTAKMELFSYPLDWSIVDSTLMERRIRPWINKKIIEYIGEEEATLVDFVCSKVMAHSTPQTILDDVAMVLDEEAEVFIVKMWRLLIYETEAKKIGLVK; from the exons ATGTCGTACCCCCCTCACCTAAATCGGATTCCCCAGTTGCCTCCTGGTATCCCTCCTCCACAATTTGGAGGGTATCCTCCCACAGTACCCCCAG GAGCTCCAATGATTCCAGTTCACATGGGCATAATGACGCCAGCACCAACG GTACTGGTACCCTCCACGGTGTCTGTGACACAGAAGCCAACAGTGGTAAGAAAGGAGGCAATCACAGCACAAGCCAAGGGGACGGAAGAGAGTAACAACACCAACACTACTGCCACCACTGGTGGCCCAACCACCACAGTGTTTGTGGGAAACATTTCAGAAAAAGCTTCAGACATGCTCGTCCGACAGCTTCTATCG AAGTGTGGCCTGGTTCTCAGCTGGAAAAGAGTCCAGGGAGCCTCTGGAAAACTTCaaggtaaaaacaaaacag CGTTTGGGTTCTGTGAGTACAAGGAACCTGAGTCCACCCTCCGGGCCCTGCGGCTGCTCCACGAGCTGCAGATCGGGGACAAGAAGCTGCTGGTGAAGGTCGACGCCAAGACCAAGGCCCAGCTGGACGAGTGGAAGGCCAAGAAAAGAAATGCCAATGGG GCAGCAAAACCTGAGGATGGTACGAAGGACGAGGAAGACGAAGAGGAGAGTTTGGATGAAGAGACAAAGCGCCGGGACCAGACAGTGAAAGGGGCAATCGAAGGCCTAATTCGTGAGTACTCCAGTGAGCTCAATGCCCCCTCTCAGGACTCGGATTCACACCCCCGCAAGAAgcggaaagagaagaaagaggag GAGGATATCAATGCCATCGAGATGGAGGAGGATAAGAGAGACTTAATATCCAGAGAGATCAGCAAATTCAGAGACACTCACAAG aaactggaggaggagaaggagaaggagcgtCTGGAGCTGGAGCGCGAGCGCCGGGAGCGGGACAAGGAGCGGGAGCGCGAACGCGAGCGGAGGGACCGCGAGCGGGAGAAGGAGCGCGAGCGCGAGCGCCTCAAGGAGCGGGAGAAGGAGCGCGAGAGGGAGCGCGAGCGAGACCGAGACCGCGACCGGGAGTGGGAGCGGAACAAGGAGAGGGAGCGCGAGCGCGAGAGGGAGCGCGAGGAGAGGAGCCGCGACAGGAGCCGCGACCGCAGCAGGTCCAG GGAGCGGAAccgggaggagaagaagagagaccgggaggaagatgaggaggaggcgtACGAGCGGCGGAAACTTGAGAGGAAGCTCAGGGAGAAGGAGGCCGCCTACCAAGAG CGGCTTAAGAACTGGGAGATCcgggagaggaagaaagcgcGGGATTACAGCAAAGATGCTGAAAGAGAAGACGAGCGACGTCGAGAAATG GCTAAAGAGGCCAAACGGTTGAAGGAGTTTTTGGAGGATTACGACGATGATCGGGACGACCCAAAATACTACAG GGGGAGTGCTCTTCAGAAACGCACGAGGGACCGGGAGAAGGAGCAAGAGCTGGACGAGAGGGACCGTAAGCGAGAGAAGGAAGAGCACGAGGAGATCCGACAGAGGTTGCTGGCAGAGGGACATCCAGACCCCGATGCTGAGCTCCAGAGG ATGGAGCGTGAGGcggagcagcggcggcagcctcCCCCGAAGCCCGAGGAGCCCGAGGAGGCGCCCAAGGAGCAGCGCGGCCACAGGGAGCAGCGCGAGCGCGAGCGAGAACGGGACCGCGACAGGGACCGGGAAAGGGACCGAGAGCGCGAACGGGAACGCGAGCGGGAGCGCGAACGCGAGCACCGGTCCGCAGGCGAGCGAGCCGCCCCCCCGCGCCCTGACCACCGGTCCGCAGACGACGAGGACGTAGACGACGGGCCCGACGAGGAGGAAGACatcggcgaggaggaggaggaggaggaggactcttCCGAGGTCAAGCCCTGCCTGAAGCCCACGCTCCGGCCAATCACCTCGGCGCCGTCCATCTCCTCCGCCAGTGGCAACGGCACGCCCCTCACACCCGGCAACGAGTCGCCCTGCGGCATCATCATCCCCCATGAGAACTCGCCGGAAGCCCAGCCTGCCGAGGAGCACCGGCCAAAGATCGGCCTCAGCCTCAAGCTAG GAGCCACAGGCAGCCCTGGTCAGCCACACGTGGTCAAGCGCAAGAAGCTGGCGACTGTGGACAGCGTCTTCAACCGCttcgacgaggaggaggagtcggAGGCGCCCCGCAAGCGCAAGCTGGTGCCGCTGGACTACGGCGAGGACGACCGCGGCGGCAACCTGGGCCTGGACGGCCTGGACGTGAGCACGACCAAGGGCGGCGCCAACAGCGAGGAGAAGCGCCGGCACATCAAGAGCCTGATCGAGAAGATCCCCACGGCCAAGATGGAGCTCTTCTCCTACCCCCTGGACTGGTCCATAGTCGACTCG ACTCTAATGGAGCGGCGGATCAGGCCATGGATCAACAAGAAGATCATCGAGTACATTGGCGAGGAGGAGGCCACTCTGGTTGACTTTGTGTGCTCCAAG GTGATGGCACACAGCACCCCACAAACTATACTGGAtgatgttgccatg GTGCTGGATGAGGAAGCTGAGGTCTTCATAGTGAAAATGTGGAGGCTGCTGATTTATGAAACGGAGGCCAAGAAGATAGGCCTTGTGAAGTAA
- the arg2 gene encoding arginase-2, mitochondrial — MALRGSLSRLLRTQLHACQKSRAHSVAILGAPFSKGQKRRGVEHGPKAIRDAGLVERLSNLDYPIHDFGDLNFQHLENDEPFMHVPFPRTVGRANKLLAGAVSHAIEAGHTSVMLGGDHSLAIGSVQGHAQQCPDLCLIWVDAHADINTPMTSPSGNLHGQSVAFMLKELRDKMPAIPGFSWMKPFLASRDLVYIGLRDVDPGEHIILKNLGIQYFSMRDIDRMGIQRVMEVTLDHLLARKQRPIHLSFDIDAFDPSLAPATGTPVNGGLTYREGIYITEEIHNTGLLSAMDLVEVNPTLGATSEAVESTASLAVDVIAAALGQTREGSHGVYQEEPASKEDTEQLRL; from the exons ATGGCTTTAAGAGGATCTCTTTCTCGACTTCTTAGAACACAACTTCATGCTTGTCAAAAAAGCCGGGCGCATTCAGTCGCTATTTTGGGAGCTCCGTTTTCCAAAGGACAG AAAAGAAGAGGAGTCGAGCATGGACCAAAAGCCATCCGGGATGCCGGTCTAGTTGAGAGACTTTCAAATCTAG ATTACCCCATCCATGATTTTGGAGACCTGAATTTCCAGCATTTGGAGAATGATGAGCCATTCATGCACGTGCCCTTTCCACGCACTGTGGGCCGGGCCAACAAGCTTCTAGCAGGTGCTGTGAGCCACGCTATCGAAGCAGGACACACCAGCGTCATGCTCGGGGGCGACCACAG TCTCGCCATTGGCTCTGTGCAAGGTCATGCTCAACAGTGCCCCGATCTGTGCCTGATCTGGGTGGACGCCCATGCTGACATCAACACTCCTATGACCTCCCCTTCTGGCAACCTTCACGGCCAGTCGGTGGCCTTCATGCTCAAAGAACTCCGAGACAAG ATGCCTGCTATCCCAGGGTTCTCTTGGATGAAGCCTTTCCTCGCCTCCAGGGATTTGGTGTACATTGGCCTGAGAGATGTGGACCCGGGTGAACA cattaTCCTGAAGAACCTAGGAATTCAGTACTTTTCCATGAGAGACATTGATAGAATGGGCATTCAGAGAGTTATGGAAGTCACTCTTGATCATCTTTTGGCCAG GAAACAAAGGCCGATACACTTGAGCTTTGATATTGATGCCTTCGACCCTTCCCTGGCCCCGGCCACTGGCACCCCAGTCAACGGAGGACTGACTTACAGAGAGGGCATTTACATCACAGAGGAAATCCACAACACAG GGCTGCTGTCTGCCATGGACCTGGTGGAGGTGAACCCTACTCTGGGCGCAACCAGCGAGGCGGTGGAGTCCACAGCCAGCCTAGCGGTGGACGTCATCGCAGCGGCACTAGGACAGACGCGCGAAGGCTCACACGGAGTCTACCAGGAGGAGCCTGCGTCGAAGGAGGACACCGAGCAACTGCGGCTGTAG
- the vti1b gene encoding vesicle transport through interaction with t-SNAREs homolog 1B translates to MSSEELEKLHEIYKSLYDELELMPQRIFRCHGEERKRLVRVFDERIGEAEEVLQSMDRELIGAPPSFRNPMSTKIRLYRRDLGKLQRDVRSSDQGSGLAGRPGESRQGLYASQNDHSTHVQSQRALLIQGTTSLNNATASIERSQRIAAETDQVGNDIIEELGEQRDQLDRTRDRLVHTGENLSRSRKILRSMSRRLVTNKLLLSVIIVMELGILGAVVYLKFFRKK, encoded by the exons ATGTCATCAGAAGAATTAGAAAAGTTACATGAGATTTACAAATCTCTGTATGACGAACTCGAGCTGATGCCCCAGCGGATCTTTCGATGTCACGGAG AGGAAAGGAAACGTTTGGTACGGGTCTTCGATGAAAGGATTGGGGAAGCAGAAGAAGTT CTGCAAAGTATGGACCGGGAGCTCATCGGCGCTCCACCCTCCTTCCGAAACCCGATGAGCACCAAGATCCGACTGTACAGGCGGGACCTGGGCAAGCTACAGCGGGACGTCCGGAGCTCAGACCAGGGGTCAGGCCTGGCTGGCCGCCCAGGGGAGAGCAGGCAGGGCCTCTATGCCTCTCAGAATGACCATAGT ACTCATGTACAATCACAGCGGGCCCTGCTCATCCAGGGCACAACATCACTCAACAATGCCACAGCCAGCATCGAGCGCAGCCAGCGAATTGCTGCAGAAACGGACCAGGTTGGCAATGACATCATTGAGGAgctgggagagcagagagaccaACTGGACCGTACTCGTGACCGG ctgGTTCATACTGGGGAGAACTTAAGCAGAAGTAGGAAAATCCTCCGCTCTATGTCCCGACG GCTTGTGACCAACAAATTGCTTCTGTCAGTCATCATCGTGATGGAGCTCGGCATTCTGGGAGCTGTAGTGTACCTGAAGTTCTTCCGTAAAAAGTAA
- the rdh12 gene encoding retinol dehydrogenase 12: protein MMLVLICTVLGVIGLLLILLSPHIRKYAAGGVCRSQARLDGKTVLITGANTGIGKETAVDLASRGARVILACRDVEKGEIAATEIRTRVGGAKVEVRELDLADTSSIRAFAQKFLIEVNHLHILINNAGVMMCPYMKTADGFEMQVGVNHLGHSLLTYLLIGLLKRSAPSRIVVVSSLAHYFGWIRFHDLMSQGSYNSGLAYCQSKLANILFTRELAERLKGSNVTVNSVHPGSVRSELVRHSTVMSLLFTFFGLFLKTPQEGAQTSIYCAVAEELESISGKHFSDCAPAMVAPQGRSEETKRKLWDISCELLGIEWD, encoded by the exons ATGATGCTCGTATTAATTTGCACCGTCCTTGGGGTGATCGGATTGCTTTTGATCCTGCTGTCACCGCATATAAG GAAATATGCGGCTGGCGGGGTGTGTCGTTCCCAAGCCCGACTGGATGGAAAGACTGTTCTAATTACTGGTGCAAATACAGGGATTGGGAAGGAGACAGCAGTAGATCTTGCAAGCCGTG GAGCCCGGGTGATCTTAGCGTGCCGAGATGTGGAGAAAGGCGAGATTGCAGCAACAGAGATCCGTACAAGAGTCGGCGGTGCCAAGGTGGAGGTTCGGGAGCTTGACCTGGCAGACACGAGTTCCATACGAGCATTTGCTCAGAAGTTCCTCATAG AGGTCAACCATTTGCACATCCTTATTAACAATGCAGGGGTGATGATGTGCCCTTACATGAAAACTGCAGATGGCTTTGAGATGCAAGTTGGAGTCAACCACCTTG GTCATAGTCTGCTGACATATCTCCTGATTGGTCTTCTGAAGAGGAGTGCACCATCACGCATTGTGGTCGTCTCCTCACTGGCTCATTACTTTGGCTGGATTCGCTTTCATGACCTAATGAGCCAAGGCAGCTACAACAGTGGACTGGCCTACTGTCAGAGCAAGTTGGCAAACATACTGTTCACCCGAGAGCTGGCAGAGAGGCTAAAAG GCTCCAACGTGACCGTGAACTCCGTGCACCCAGGATCAGTACGGTCAGAGTTGGTCCGCCACTCTACGGTCATGTCTCTGCTGTTCACATTCTTTGGCCTGTTCCTGAAGACACCACAGGAAggagcacagacctccatctaCTGTGCCGTGGCTGAGGAGCTAGAGTCCATCTCTGGAAAGCACTTCAG TGATTGTGCCCCAGCCATGGTGGCCCCCCAGGGTAGGAGTGAAGAGACAAAGCGTAAACTATGGGACATCAGCTGTGAACTGCTGGGGATCGAGTGGGActga